The sequence below is a genomic window from Selenomonas ruminantium subsp. lactilytica TAM6421.
ATGGGGCTGTGATAATTAGGCAAATAACTTGCAAAAATAATTATTTCACAGTCCTATTATTGTTGTCATAATACTCTTATGACCGAGATTTAGATAAGACTGGCATGTTTTGAAGAAAACTTCAGTATTCCAGCACAGGTAATGGTAGGTTGTTCAATGGGGAACAGCGTGACTGGCTCACGGAAGTTAAAGGGGATCTTTGCTATGCTGATGGTAATGTACTTGAAGGGAGTGTTTTTTATGGCAAAGGTGTTGATTATTGGTTCCGGCCCTGCCGGGGTATCTGCGGCTCTTTATGCGCGGCGCGGGGGCGCGGATGTGACCGTTATCAGCAAGGGGCTGGAGCTGAGTGGTTTGCAGAAGGCGGAGAAGATTGAAAATTACTATGGTCTGGCTGAGCCCGTCTCGGGGGCGGAACTCTATCAGCGGGGCATTGAGGGTGCGAAGAAAATCGGCGTGGAGTTCGTGGAAGATGAACTCTTGGGGCTGATGTTTAATGATTCCTTCACGGGCTTCAAGGTTACAGGCAAGGCGCATGAATTCGAAGCGGCGGCGGTAATCGTGGCCACGGGAGCCTCCCGGCAGAGACTTGATGTGCCGGGGGTAAAGGAGTATGAGGGCAAGGGCGTCAGTTACTGCGCTGTCTGTGATGCCTTCTTCTATCGGGGTAAGACCGTGGCAGTGGCGGGGGCCGGGGAATATGCCCTGCATGAAGCCCAGGCTTTATTGCCCCATGCGGCTCAGGTCTATCTGCTGTCCAATGGCGAGGAAACTACCGTAGAGATACCGACAGAGATCACTGTAGTCAATAAAAAGATCACCGCCATTGCAGGCGGTGATCGGGTGGAAAAAGTCATCTTTGCCGATGGGGCAGAGCTGGCTTTGGCTGGTGTATTTATGGCTTTGGGGACGGCAGGCAGTACCGCCATTGCGAAGAAGATTGGTGCCCAGCTCGATGGTCATAACATCCGAATCGATGCCCATGGCGCCACCAATGTGCCGGGACTCTTTGCCGCAGGTGACTGCACCGGCGGCCTGCTGCAGATCGCCAAGGCCGTCTATCAGGGAGCCGAAGCGGGGCTTTCCGCAGTGAAATATCTAAGGGAGAAAAAATTAGCTTAAAGCCCCTTCCGTCAGCCTGCGGCTGACACCTCCCCCTTAGGGGAGGCTTTTATTTTCTGCCCAATATTTCCAGGATGGCCGCGCCGATTTCGTCGGTCTTGGCCGTGCCGCCTAAATCCGGCGTCAGGGTCTTTTTCTCCAGTAGCAGGGTTTCGATGGCAGCGATGACTTTTTTGCCCCATGCTTCCTCACCGAAGAAGTCCAGCATCTGGCTGACGCTCCAGATGGCGGCCAGGGGATTGGCCAGGCCTTTGCCGGCGATATCCGGGGCACTGCCGTGGATGGGCTCGAACATGCTGGGGAATTTTTTCTCGGGGTTGAGGTTGGCTCCGGCGGCCAGCCCCATGCCACCGGCGATGGCGGCGCCCAGGTCCGTCAGGATATCGCCGAAGAGATTGCTGGTGACTACGACCTGGAATCGCTGGGGATTCTTGACGAAGAACATGCTGGCGGCATCCACCATCAGGGAACTGGTAGGCACATCGGGATAATCCTTGCCCACCTCAGCAAAGATTTCATTCCAGAATACCATGGAGTAACCCAGGGCATTGGCCTTGCTGATATTGGTGAGGCTCTTGCCCTCTTTCTGTGCCAGCTCATAGGCATAGCGGATAACCCGCTCGCAGCCCTTGCGGGAGAAGACGCCGGTCTGCAGGGCGATTTCCTGTTCGGTGCCGGGATAGAGGCGGCTGCCCACGTTGGCATATTCGCCTTCGCTGTTTTCCCGCACCACAATCATATCGATATCTTCTTCCTTGACATCCTTCAGGGGACAGGGGGCGCCCTTGAGCAGTTTTACGGGGCGCAGGTTGATGTATTCATCGAAGCCCTTGCGGATTTTCAGCAGCAGCCCCTGCAGGGAAATATCGTCAGGGACACCGGGATAGCCCACGGCACCTAAGTAGATGGCATCGAAATCCTTGAGGATGGAGAGACCGTCTTCGGGCATCATGCGGCCTTCCCGCAGGTAGTATTCGCAGCCCCAGGGAAAGTCCGTGAACTCTACATTGAAGGAGCCATCCAGCCCGGCGATGCCGGACAGGACTTTCTTTCCTTCAGCAATCACGTCCGGGCCAATGCCATCCCCGGCAATTACGGCAATCTTGAAATTTTTCATGGTATGCACCTCTTTTTGATTTGAACACAATTTATACATTTCGTCACGGCCAGGGCTTTTTCCTTGTGGTATAATGGGAAAAGGAAAATTTTTGGGAGGTTAAGGACCTTATGGAACTTACGGAATTGCAGCGGCAGATCATGCGCTTCTATCATCATAACCCTTTTGTGGAATATCTGCATATGCAGGTGGAGCCGCTGGCTGACGGCGGTGTGCAGTTGGTGCTGCCCATTGATGAGATGCATACGAACCTTTATGGCATCGCCCATGGCGGCGTGCTCATGACCATGGCGGACACGGCTATGGGGGCAGCGTGCCTGGCCTGCAACAAGAAGGTGGTAACCCTCAGCCTGACCACGGATTTCATGCATGCAGTGCCTTTGACGGAGAAGGTCATTGCCCATGCCAGGGTGCTCCATGACGGGCGGCATACCATGACCTGTGAGTGCGAGCTGCAGAATAAGGAGGGCAAGGTCTTTGCCAAGGGCCATGCCAATTTCTATGTGCTGGGAAAATTCGTGGAATAAGGGTGCATCGCATTGGCGTGGATGTTTACATCAGAACTTTACTTTGGTATACTATACGGGTTGAACTTTTGTATTCGAGGAGATAGATCATGCGACAGAGGCGCAGGGGAAAGCGCAGTATGAAGCGCGTTAAGTGGATATTGGCGATTATGCTTGTCATAGTGGTGGCCTGCTTCGGTGTGAAGGCAGCACGTCATCATAGCGATGGCGGCGGCGAGTCTGCGGGCATTTTTGGCGAGCAGGCGGAAAATGACAAGATTACCCATGTCCTGCTCCTGGGCGTTGACCGCCGGGAGGGCGATGTGGGGCGCAGTGACACCATGATGGTGGCGGCCTTTGACCAGACTAAGGGCAAGGCGGCACTGCTCTCGGTGCCCCGTGATACCCGGGTGCAGATCGAGAAGAACGATTACGAGAAAATCAATCATGCCTATGCTTATGGCGGGCACAAAATGAGCCAGGAAGCTGTGGAAAAGCTGCTGGGGACGAAGATCGATCATTATA
It includes:
- a CDS encoding PaaI family thioesterase gives rise to the protein MELTELQRQIMRFYHHNPFVEYLHMQVEPLADGGVQLVLPIDEMHTNLYGIAHGGVLMTMADTAMGAACLACNKKVVTLSLTTDFMHAVPLTEKVIAHARVLHDGRHTMTCECELQNKEGKVFAKGHANFYVLGKFVE
- a CDS encoding NAD(P)/FAD-dependent oxidoreductase — its product is MAKVLIIGSGPAGVSAALYARRGGADVTVISKGLELSGLQKAEKIENYYGLAEPVSGAELYQRGIEGAKKIGVEFVEDELLGLMFNDSFTGFKVTGKAHEFEAAAVIVATGASRQRLDVPGVKEYEGKGVSYCAVCDAFFYRGKTVAVAGAGEYALHEAQALLPHAAQVYLLSNGEETTVEIPTEITVVNKKITAIAGGDRVEKVIFADGAELALAGVFMALGTAGSTAIAKKIGAQLDGHNIRIDAHGATNVPGLFAAGDCTGGLLQIAKAVYQGAEAGLSAVKYLREKKLA
- a CDS encoding tartrate dehydrogenase; translation: MKNFKIAVIAGDGIGPDVIAEGKKVLSGIAGLDGSFNVEFTDFPWGCEYYLREGRMMPEDGLSILKDFDAIYLGAVGYPGVPDDISLQGLLLKIRKGFDEYINLRPVKLLKGAPCPLKDVKEEDIDMIVVRENSEGEYANVGSRLYPGTEQEIALQTGVFSRKGCERVIRYAYELAQKEGKSLTNISKANALGYSMVFWNEIFAEVGKDYPDVPTSSLMVDAASMFFVKNPQRFQVVVTSNLFGDILTDLGAAIAGGMGLAAGANLNPEKKFPSMFEPIHGSAPDIAGKGLANPLAAIWSVSQMLDFFGEEAWGKKVIAAIETLLLEKKTLTPDLGGTAKTDEIGAAILEILGRK